The DNA segment AGGAAAACGGGCAGGTTCGCGGTGTGCATGCCGGTGACCAGGATGACGATGCCGGACGCCTGGGCCAGCAGGCCGAGGCGGGTCTTGGCGGCGGGGCTCAGCGAACCCGTCAGCGCCTGGGCCGCGGCGGCTGCGCCGAAGACGGCGAAGACGATGGCGCCGGCCAGGGCGCGGGATGAGTGGTGCAGGGTGCCGGCGACGAAACCGGGGGCCAGTGAGGTGAAGACGCCGAAGACCGCGAACGAGGCGAGCGCCGAGGCCGCCGCGGCGAAGTAGACGGTGCGGTCGCCATGGGCGCCGATGCGCTGCGGGCGATACGTGAACGGGGTGCGGGTGACGGTCTCCGGGGTGAACGCGACCGCCACGATGCTGAGGGCCAGGAGGCCGGCGAAGACGAGGTACGGCGTGCGCAGCGGTGCGTACACGAACTGGGCCAGAAGTCCGGCGACCAGCGTGCCCAACCCGAGGCCGCCGCTGTTGGCGGCGGTCGAGACCACCTCGAACCGCTGCCGGGAGGCGCCCGGGCGGTGGGCGGCGTGCAGTTCGGCGAGGTGTGCCGTCGCCGTCGCGGTGATCATGCCGACGCCGAGGCCGCTGACGAACCGGGCGGCGAGCAGCACGGGCAGCGACGAGCTGGTGAGGAAGAGGGCGGCGGCGATCAGTTCCAGCGCCAGCGCCGGGATGAGGATCGTCTTGCGGCCCACCCGGTCGGAGATGTGCCCGGCCAGCAGCAGGCTGATCACGACGCCGACGGCATAGGTGGCGAAGACGACGGTGACGATGAACGGCGAGAAGCCGTACAGCGGATACAGCGGGGTCGGCACCGTGGAGAACGCCATCGCGATGAGGAAAGCGAGGGCGACCGACCAGAAGCCGGTGTGCAGGCGTGCGGGCGAAGCGTTCATGAGGTGACTGTCGCTCGCCCCGACCATCAACACCAACGAAGAAAAGTGCTCGCATGCATCACCATCGTTGATACTTGAGGGATGGAACTGCGCCAGCTCGAATACTTCGTGGCCGTCGCCGAGGAGCAGAGTTTCACCAGGGCCGCGACCAGGCTCTTCGTCGTGCAGTCGGCGGTCTCCGCCGCGGTGAAGGCACTGGAGCGGGATCTCGGCGTACCGCTGCTGGAGAGGAACTCGAAGCGGGTGCTGCTCACCGACGCCGGGACCGCGCTGCTCCCCCGCGCGCGATTCGCGCTCGACGCCGCCCGGGATGCGCGTGACGCGGTGGCCGAGGTGCGCGGCGGGTTGAGCGGGACGCTGCGGATCGGCACGCTCACCTCGATCCGGATCATCGACCTGCCCGCGGTGCTCGGCGAGTTCCATCGGCGTCATCCGGGCGTTCTGCTGCGTACGGTGGCCGCGCCCTCCGGTTCGGCCGGCCTCATCGAGGCGCTCACCGAGCATCGGCTCGACCTGGCGTTCGTGTCGCTTCCCCAGGTACGGCCGAAGGGCGTGCGGTTGATCGAGCTGGCCAGTTCCGTGCTCGACCTCGTCGTTCCCGAGGATCAT comes from the Actinoplanes sp. OR16 genome and includes:
- a CDS encoding MFS transporter is translated as MNASPARLHTGFWSVALAFLIAMAFSTVPTPLYPLYGFSPFIVTVVFATYAVGVVISLLLAGHISDRVGRKTILIPALALELIAAALFLTSSSLPVLLAARFVSGLGVGMITATATAHLAELHAAHRPGASRQRFEVVSTAANSGGLGLGTLVAGLLAQFVYAPLRTPYLVFAGLLALSIVAVAFTPETVTRTPFTYRPQRIGAHGDRTVYFAAAASALASFAVFGVFTSLAPGFVAGTLHHSSRALAGAIVFAVFGAAAAAQALTGSLSPAAKTRLGLLAQASGIVILVTGMHTANLPVFLIGGVLAGIGAGVLFKAALGSVAASAAPAERGEALAGLFLIAYIGLGVPAIGLGVATQSFPAVTVMTWFAGVLLALLAGVAVLDRRIQTAATLTTAATPSPQTPAEPQAPVAPVKDLARSAR
- a CDS encoding LysR family transcriptional regulator codes for the protein MELRQLEYFVAVAEEQSFTRAATRLFVVQSAVSAAVKALERDLGVPLLERNSKRVLLTDAGTALLPRARFALDAARDARDAVAEVRGGLSGTLRIGTLTSIRIIDLPAVLGEFHRRHPGVLLRTVAAPSGSAGLIEALTEHRLDLAFVSLPQVRPKGVRLIELASSVLDLVVPEDHPLAEKEHVHITELAGQDFIDSPVGYGNRSVTDRAFDAAGVPRRVTIEITDIGTGVAHVRHGLGIALLPRFVLPAQRGIPVAGADLIWPLSLAIADDRRPGAASRALIDLLIERIRG